TCTCAATCTCATGAAGATACATGGAGCAAAATGTCAAACATTCAACAGATAAATATCCCTCAGCAATTGACCCTTCTGGACGTGCTCTGTTTCGCACAAACCGCTTTAATTTACCAAGAAACCTTTCAATTGGATACATCCAACGAAATTGAACAGGGCCTGCAAGCTCTACCTCTCGAGGTAAATGAAGAGCTAGATGTACCATTATATCGAAAAAAGCAGGTGGAAATATCATTTCCATTTTGCATAAAATCACAACAATGTCTTCCTTCATTTGATTTAAGACATCTAACTTCAATGTTCGTGAACACAAgtccttaaaaaataaacacagtTCAGTCAATGTTGTACGTATATTATCATTGAAATATCCACGAATTGCAACAGGAAGTAATCGTTGTAAGAGTACATGAAGATCATGACTTTTCATTCCTGAAATCGTACCCTCATTAGTGTTCACACATCTACTAATGTTAGATGCATACCCATCAGGAAACTTTACATTTTTCAGCCAATCACAGAATCTTGTATTCTCAGCTTTTGTCAATGTATACTTTGCTTGTGGCATTTTTGTAGATGTACCAGTTTTCTGTAAGTGCAGATCTTTACGTATGCCCATATCTTCTAAATCCTTTCGTGCTTTAGAAGTgtctttatttttcccttttccacTATCATACATCAGTGTACCTAAGACACTGTCACATATATTCTTCTCAATATGCATGACATCTAAGTTATGTCTCAGTTTCAATGTTGACCAATAAggtaactcaaaaaaaatacttttctttGTCCAATTCAACTCGATCTTCGTgcgttttctttttcttgtagcTTCATCATCTCCAAATTGCACTTTTGGAACATTCATTAGTTGTTGTAACAGTTGATCTCCTGATAATTCATTAGGAGCAATCCTATACTCTTCAGTTCCatcaaaaaattctttttttttgcgcCAGTTATGCTCCTGAGGTAAGAATCGACGATGACCCATATAACACAATTTGTGGCTAGACTTCAAATAACTCGACTCTGTATTCTCGTTACATATGGGACATGCTAACTTTCCCTTGGTAGACCACCCAGATAAGTTCGCATATGCAGGAAAATCATTTATAGTCCATAATAACGCTGCATGCAACTTAAATGAATGTTGCGTTGATGCGTCATACGTCTTGATGCCTTCATtccataattcttttaaatCATCCACCAACGGTTGCAAGTACACATCAATTTTGTTTCCAGGTGCCTTACGTCCAGGAATAAGTAAGGACAAAATCATATATGGATCCTTCATACACCTCCATGGAGGTAAATTATACGGCATAAGTACTACTGGCCACATGCTATATGATGTACTCATGTTACCAAATGGATTAAACCCATCGCTTGCTAAACCAAGTCGCACATTGCGGGAATCTGCAGCAAACCAAGCATGTTTTTTATCAAACTCTTTCCACACTATTGAATCGGCAGGATGTCTAAGGTAATCTCCATCTTCAAGTCGCTCATCTTTGTGCCACCTCATGTCTTTAGCTATATCTTTCGACATAAACAATCGCTGCAACCTTGGTTTAATTGGAAAATACCTTAAGACCTTCCAGggaatttttttacctttaccAGTGTCCTCTTTCCATCTTGAAGTATGACATTTTGGGCATTCTTCTTTATCAGCATGTTCCTTCCAAAAAAGTGTACAGACTTTTTTGCATACATGTATCAACTCATAGCTAAAACCCAAGTCTCGCCTAAACTGCTTCGCTTCATAATACGATTTTGGCAATGACTCCCCATCTGGGAGTGCCTGCTTTATCAAGTCAATCATCAAATCAAACGACTTATCACTCCAATTGCAAAGTGTCTTTATATGAAGCAGCTTCATACAAAAAGAgagtttagaaaacttcttGCAACCTGGATAAAGCTCACGTTGGGCATCTTCCCACAACTGATCAAAAGGTCTTGCTTTGTGATCATTGTTTGATGGACCTGGAGAAGTGGAGGATTCACCTATATTTGCATCTGGAAATGTCCCCCTATAAATGTCATCTAACATTTCTCCAACGTCATCAATGTCCTCTGCTTGTGAATTATTATCATTATGCTTAGCTTGCACATGTTTAAAAAACGGATCTTCTTCCCCATGAAATATCCATTCGGTGTAATTCAAATCAAATCtattcaaaatcaaatgagTCTCCACCGCATCTATATGTTGATAATATCGATTTGTGCATTTACGACATGGACACTTAATCCTACCAACTCGATCCGCATGATCACGTGCCATGTTAATGAACTGCTTAACACCTTCACTATATCGTGTACTAGTTCTATCAGTTTCATGCATCCAACTTTTATCCATCTTGATGTCCCTATCATAATTTCAACAAACATATTCTTATTGGAAATGAAGTGGGTCGATGAGTTAAACAAGTTCTCTATTATGATGTCTctatcataattcataaatataaaagaagtgAACTACTTACCAAGTATAACCCAATTTTcttcataaataaaatcaattaaaaaatataaacaaaattgctTGTTAtagaaacaacaacaatcatAATAGACTATTTTCAACTAGTCCGATCAATTCATTGTACAAGACTTCAAGTGcctcaaaaacaaattaatatttttttatcagtaaaaataataattataataaatatgtacATTGTACAtactaaatttataaaatttcagGGTGACACCCATAGTTTCAAAACCAGACTTGATCAGTTGATTCAACTAGTTTAGCCAAACCTATATGAATCAACTAGTTTAGCCATACCTATACCAAACCAATGATTACCCTAAAaccgaaaaaattcaaaaactagtCAAAATTAGTAAATAGAAGGTTCAATCTCCAAAACTGTGTACCAAACAAATAACTATTGCACAATGAAAATgtatagaaaaaaaagttaagaaggtaaaaagtaaaagattaaatttttattaatctaAGAACTGATATTAAAAaagtgaatattttattttctaaaaaaaatagtaaatattttaatttttaatttcaatatttaaaaaattattagaccATTGGCATTGTAATTATTGAGGAATAAAATCATTACTTCGTAGGCATTAAAGTTGAATGATTTCAcccttttttgcttttgtacCAACGAGAGGTCTGGACTCAAGGCTCAAATGTACCTATCCCAAAAGGTTGGTAAGatgaataaatttaatttatcattattttgaCATTATTAATAATCATTATCTGAACTGAAACGGAACCACTGAACTAGATTTATTAACAATGAAAGATAAAAGGCATTAGCAACCAAAGAAAAGTATTTTGGGTGGGCCAGAAGCCAGACCAATAGATCGCTTCAACTAAATTGTATCCATCGTTGCATGTAAAAAGCTTTGCGCAACATATGACTCCCCACTCCCCaccccaacaaaaaaattataataaaaatgtaaatgtCAATTTGAACGCCTACCCGTGTCAAGACTCCACACAACCTCCCCAACTAACAAGGAAGAATAATTCTCCTCTAAAAAAACAAGGAAGAATATTACtcctattaaaaaattaataagtctAAATATAGGACAAATTTCATATTCAAAACTGTGCATGAGACTTTTATCTTGTATGGCttcttgttcatcaaaaaaaagtCTTGTATGGCTTCtaaattagtataaaaaataaagaataactcgtcttctttacttttttttttttttatatatatatttttttcaattatagaAGTAATAGATTGTGATATCTGCGTCAATGGAAATGATGTTTAGAGTCCAAATCAATTTCACAATTATCTGtctattctttttatataaGATTATATCAAACCTTATTCAATATGAAAAACAATTATTACGTCATAGAGAATAgcttattttagaaaataaggattATCttcaattcaaacaaaaaaaaaaatcatcaatgacTAAAACATTTTTAGCTAACAAATTAGTTGAGCAATTGTATTGTTTACCTACATGGGAGATATGAACATGACGAAATTCATCCATAAAAGACAACATATTGTAAACAATTGAAGCAAACTAAACGTAAGAGGGGTAAAATGTCTGGGAAATAATGAGCGAGTCATCTTCAATAACGAGCGAGTCATCTCCAAAATTAACTATTTTAGGTCTACTTTATGTTAATTTTAGGAttagaaataaacaaatatcaatatATTTGACAATATTtcagaaacaaaatcaaaaataataataaatataagacAGTCCAATTAGTGTAATTGAACTCTCTTCAACCACAAAATAACTATAGAGATAAAAACAATACGAATATCTAACCTTTACACGCTTTGTAGCGACAACCCAATTACGTTTTCCAAATCGCTAACCTGCAAAATACAACAGaaaaaaaacactctcaatGCTCAATTATGTTTCCCAATTACGAATTCAAGGGTTGAAGGCAAAGAAGCCGAAGGAAATAAACAGACCAAACTGTTCAACATTGAGAGTGTACCTGATCGACGCCAGAGTCTATGACAATTGAATGGATATTTCGAACTTGTTCAAACAGTGATAGAAGAGGAAggttctcttttcttttcttttttgcattcaCTCACCGGTGTGATTAGTGAAACCCtagaaattgaaattaaaatggGAATTGAATCTGAGGGGTGGGATTGGAAATCTGTGGAAATTGAAAGCTGTAGAATTGAGATTTAAGAAGATCTGGAAAGGGTGTAGTCTGTGTAGAAAATTTGAGAAGAGGAAGACGAACACCCAAAGCGTGTAGGTTAGATAGTTGTATTGGTTTTTGGTTTGGCTTAGAGATGAGGAAGCATTCTGAGACCCTGTCGGCTTACACGCCCACATAAATGAAGCCTAGTCTAGTTTAATTGAAAACCACGTCCACATCAATAAAGCCAATAAAGCCTAGTGCACATAAATAAAGCCTAGTctagttccttttttttttttttttttttttttactgaagaAGATAGaattgatatattaaaaaatagcaAGAGCACAACAATATAAGAATAGGTCCTGAGCCACAACAAGCCTACCCGCCTACGCTGCAGGACAAGAAGCAGGCTAAACACTGCCACAAACAGAAGACATGactaaaggaaaataaataaataaaaataaataaaaaaatgctgcGGCAGGCCAAGTCTAGTTTAGTTGTGAATTATGTCCACATAAATAAAGCCTAGTCTAGCCTACATAGTAGAGATGGCAGATGCTTTACTTTTAAGTGTACTTTAccatttttactctttttctatCAATTAATTTGGGGGCACGTTTTACTCTTTTTCCATCAATTAATTTGGGTGACACGGCATGTGTGGTATATATCACTATTCTAACTTTTCAAGAAtaactaccaaaaaaaactcaaaatacataaaaaatattttgagatattaaaattttgtaaggttATTTAAGATATtctacaataaaatattttaaaaattataagatttcaAAATGATTTAACTAAGAGTATAACAGTTAAGGGTATTTTCTCAGTTTTAAAGTTGAGGGAGTAATAAAATTATCCCaaacttaattttcttttggtgtaaaactatctttttattttattttattactttaaattttaaacggtgtgcaaaaaaaaaaaaatcaacccaagaaaaatgtgcttgaaaatgtgaattttggcttactaaatttgactaaatgaagaaaagaaaagaaaaaaatctaggaACACAATCtaatctaatattttattagattattttgacctataaggaACTTACacctcaataattataaaaatattgtaataacaacaaaatgtcatgacattttcacaatacaCAATACAgtacctttatttttaattgtgctAGTTCttggtttgatattttattattttattttagtttgacCTAAAAAGAATTGTCACGTGTTACAATATATTCACAATATCTCTATATTTGTATTGTACTTGCaatgaaaatttatattgtagacatataaaaattgacaaatattgtacacatttgcaaaatttatacaatatttACCATTGTTTTACAAATATGTTTaatatttgttactttttgtgTCTAAATTTTACACTATAAGCTTACATTATAAAggtacaaagtaaacatataaaatcattaaaaaaaaaaaaaaaaacgaatacaaactcaatccaaactggcgtacttgaaggaaaaaaaaatgctcaccAATTCTCcttattttaaaggttttagATAATAGTATTAAATACTAAGTGTTACGtctataatatatttacaatactttttcaacaaatttttaacGAAAAGTTATTaatgattctaatttgaacccatcattaaattttttttttttctcaccaataatagtaaataataacTTGCTACTTAAGATaagagatttattgtgaaaattttgtggacataactttttttaatattaaaagtttttctttcTCACCTGTAGCTAGAGACATTTGCTCTTTTTATATACTTAGTAGATAATTTATACggtaattttattttccttttccttgatgatttcttcatgcatttattgtaaaaagaatttttgaaCAAGTTGCATTGTTATAGTTATGTACGTGAGTCAGTTCTTAATTTTGTCTCCAAAAATCAAATCCTAATTTCTTATAGTTATGTACTTGAGTCAGTTCTGATGAACATTAACACTCCCCATAATTTAGGGATGGCACTTAAAATGATTGTGATCTTTTTCATGCAAAAATCCCTTTCAAAAACCTCTCAACTCCACTTCTCATATctacaaaatactttttcctTGTAAACTAAGACGCAAAAGTGAAAGCTCAAACTGAAGATAACTTATTTTTCCTAAACTATTACATCACAGGAACGGTAAAAGATCCATAAACCAGTTCATAAACCACACACACATTCAGTTAGCAGTACAATTAAgtaaatagaataaataaatgaaatccCCACTATCATTTCCTAATTGATTTTCCAAACCTACAACTTCCACCACTGAAAATTTAGGCACCggtttttgaaaagttaaaagataTAACTTAATTGGAGCATACCAACAAAAAACAGAAACAGTAAATGATAGTGATAAAAAATGGAGATTATGTTTGGTAAACAAAATGGAAAGACCTGGGAAACCATCAAAGGAATAAAGGCAATAACTACTAATAAGGAAAAACAATTCCCAAGTTCAATATCacatacataattttaattCCAATCTATTGTCTCAAATACTAATAAAGTAATAACAAGTTCTTCATAAAGTAATAACAAAGTCTTCATAAAGTAATAACAAAGTCTCAAATACTAATATACTAATAAACTAATCACCTTATAGACTAGCTACCAAACCTTGCCATCAGTATAGCTAGTTGCTGACGTTGTTCCTCTACCTGACTCTGCAACTGTGCCACTTGGTTTTGTGTTTCAGCAAGTTTTTGATCCGACTCACCCTGTTTTTGCTCCGCATCAGACAGTTTCAGCATCGTATTGGACAAATCTTGCTTGCAGGTTTCCAACTCCATATTCATGCTTGTCTCATATCGCAAATGAGAAGAAGGGGTTGGGGTCGGAATCACAAATTTCCCCATCCCTCTTACAAAGCCTCGCCTTGTCCCTAGCACTTCTGTAAAAATTTCCTCCTCAGTGCTTTGGTTCTCTTCATCAGCTACTTTTTCTATCATTAGATTCTGCACAAGTgacaaaattttactaaataatttatgcaattaATTCAAGATTTACTCTATAAATTATCTATATGAAATCAAACTTTGATATATATGAATACAAATTGGAATATTAATTACGTAATTTTCTTCACTGGTAGTAGTCACAAAAGAACCATCTTTCTTTGTGCGGGTCATCTTATAAAAATCCACTTTTCCAATCTCTTTACCACCTTGTTTTTTCTGCAcataataaagataaaattaacatgtatacactagcattattataaataataaagaattaaattgTTGCAACCTCTTCATAGTAAGCAATAAATGATTTGGATCCACAAGTGTGACCAGTTTTGTTCTTTCCTCTGTTCTCCTTATTCCGGTCAGACTTTTTCTAACAAGTAttagataaaaaagaaaaaagataattaaaacGAAGAGAATTAACAAtcataacaaaaaatatatgaaaatatactTGTGttgaaaattattaacattCTAGTATGAACAAGATTTACCTTCCATGAGGTTGTTTCATATAGATCACATAAAGCATCCCATTTGTCCTGTGTCAAATCTGGTGGAACATTGGCCCTCACTTCCTCCTTACTAAATGGCAAGTACTCCTTGTAATAGTTACTCCGAACATTATTATAGCAACTTGACAATGAAATCTCCATACACATCTTATCCTCAACGCGATTTGAGTCCAACGTGAAATCAGCCTAaaacataataattaaaaaaacaattatcattcatttttttacacaaattttaaaTACCATAGCCTTTgtagtaacaacttaccaccaAACGATTCTTCAACATTTGTCGGTGTTCTTGTGGGGCCTTAGACCAAGATTCATAGCTAAGGTTCGCATGTTCACGAACGATGAAGCCCACCCTTCTTGTAAACACACCAGCATTTTCACCCACAGGTCCTTTGGCCCCTGGAGGGATGGTTATCGGAACGAGTCCattttccctcaattttttaaacttggtGCATAGATTTCTACCTCTTTTCCGTTTGTTGGGCATATTAACTATTAGGAAAAATAAGATAGCATAGTCAGTAACATTTTGGCAACGTTATACAAATTCTATACTAACAAAGACAACTACATGAAAGACTAAACTTGCACTAACCAGATGCAGTAGGGACAACCATCTCGTGTGATGGTCCATCAGGTGGAGACATTCTTCTTAGGGGGGccaaaaactaatatatattgacagagagagaggaagacaacaaataatataattgacaaagaaaaacaatcattgtaaagaaaataaagtaaaagaatTTAAAGCAAATGAAAAACCATTAACACAAACGAAATATCACTTATCTAAAAAACAAATCATTCATAGTGGacttaaagaaaaagaatttaaatggATACACAACATGGACATCCAAACAACAGAGTCTCCGGTTCTTTCTTAGGTGATGGAACTTAATTTCCCAAAAGAAAATCTTAGGTGAAGTAAGGATTAGAATTCACAAAGCTAGTAGGATACTACAATGACATCATCTAGATAAAAAAAGTCACTCTAATCATTTCCTTCtactctttatttttagttataatataaacaaaaaccaaaaaacaaaatgcttTCCATATCTGTTGAGAGAAGATTGTTAGTGACCAAAGAACTTTTACCAGTGAACTTCTTCCATCCCCATAAAAAGGAACTAGacacaatttttctttaattattgaGCCAACTAAATAAAAGTTCAAACAATTAACATTTTTGGTATCATCATTTATCACCATAAACAAAAGATTACTTTAGAAACCCATTTgaaggaaatagaaaaaaagaaaaaaaatcccaaatgtCCACAtttaaataaatctattttctACGTGCAGTTGACTATAAATATTGAACTATC
The sequence above is drawn from the Quercus lobata isolate SW786 chromosome 12, ValleyOak3.0 Primary Assembly, whole genome shotgun sequence genome and encodes:
- the LOC115972117 gene encoding uncharacterized protein LOC115972117; translation: MDKSWMHETDRTSTRYSEGVKQFINMARDHADRVGRIKCPCRKCTNRYYQHIDAVETHLILNRFDLNYTEWIFHGEEDPFFKHVQAKHNDNNSQAEDIDDVGEMLDDIYRGTFPDANIGESSTSPGPSNNDHKARPFDQLWEDAQRELYPGCKKFSKLSFCMKLLHIKTLCNWSDKSFDLMIDLIKQALPDGESLPKSYYEAKQFRRDLGFSYELIHVCKKVCTLFWKEHADKEECPKCHTSRWKEDTGKGKKIPWKVLRYFPIKPRLQRLFMSKDIAKDMRWHKDERLEDGDYLRHPADSIVWKEFDKKHAWFAADSRNVRLGLASDGFNPFGNMSTSYSMWPVVLMPYNLPPWRCMKDPYMILSLLIPGRKAPGNKIDVYLQPLVDDLKELWNEGIKTYDASTQHSFKLHAALLWTINDFPAYANLSGWSTKGKLACPICNENTESSYLKSSHKLCYMGHRRFLPQEHNWRKKKEFFDGTEEYRIAPNELSGDQLLQQLMNVPKVQFGDDEATRKRKRTKIELNWTKKSIFFELPYWSTLKLRHNLDVMHIEKNICDSVLGTLMYDSGKGKNKDTSKARKDLEDMGIRKDLHLQKTGTSTKMPQAKYTLTKAENTRFCDWLKNVKFPDGYASNISRCVNTNEGTISGMKSHDLHVLLQRLLPVAIRGYFNDNIRTTLTELCLFFKDLCSRTLKLDVLNQMKEDIVVILCKMEMIFPPAFFDIMVHLALHLPREVELAGPVQFRWMYPIERFLGKLKRFVRNRARPEGSIAEGYLSVECLTFCSMYLHEIETVWSCEERNSDRCQGERDVGLSVFSQPVRPLGAAKYVRLDDTHLTRARWYVLSNCSEIDSYKTEHYLEIQGEGIIDIDHKHEVEFENWFKDRICGSNATNVSKELYSLACGSDALVAVYQGCIVNGVRFHTKDREHTRRTQNSGVFVSGEDGGTKTNYYGELRNVLELTYMGNNRVYLFECDWWDTRDGTGMQRDEHCTSVNTSRTWYHSDPFILACQASQVFYLNDTKLGSSWRVVQHMTHRNMYDIPTDTEKVHEENEEDNGDAVYQESECIGVNATVQQENDEDSTLLHRDGVPAIDLEDFIPVDDVYVQLDESMFINDDLSNEEWDTDSNNEEETYSDDDVSSSDQEKDLSSNDESIGDLRDEN
- the LOC115971041 gene encoding uncharacterized protein LOC115971041 isoform X2, coding for MSPPDGPSHEMVVPTASVNMPNKRKRGRNLCTKFKKLRENGLVPITIPPGAKGPVGENAGVFTRRVGFIVREHANLSYESWSKAPQEHRQMLKNRLVADFTLDSNRVEDKMCMEISLSSCYNNVRSNYYKEYLPFSKEEVRANVPPDLTQDKWDALCDLYETTSWKSDRNKENRGKNKTGHTCGSKSFIAYYEEKKQGGKEIGKVDFYKMTRTKKDGSFVTTTSEENYNLMIEKVADEENQSTEEEIFTEVLGTRRGFVRGMGKFVIPTPTPSSHLRYETSMNMELETCKQDLSNTMLKLSDAEQKQGESDQKLAETQNQVAQLQSQVEEQRQQLAILMARFGS
- the LOC115971041 gene encoding uncharacterized protein LOC115971041 isoform X1; amino-acid sequence: MSPPDGPSHEMVVPTASVNMPNKRKRGRNLCTKFKKLRENGLVPITIPPGAKGPVGENAGVFTRRVGFIVREHANLSYESWSKAPQEHRQMLKNRLVADFTLDSNRVEDKMCMEISLSSCYNNVRSNYYKEYLPFSKEEVRANVPPDLTQDKWDALCDLYETTSWKKKSDRNKENRGKNKTGHTCGSKSFIAYYEEKKQGGKEIGKVDFYKMTRTKKDGSFVTTTSEENYNLMIEKVADEENQSTEEEIFTEVLGTRRGFVRGMGKFVIPTPTPSSHLRYETSMNMELETCKQDLSNTMLKLSDAEQKQGESDQKLAETQNQVAQLQSQVEEQRQQLAILMARFGS